A single region of the Coregonus clupeaformis isolate EN_2021a chromosome 16, ASM2061545v1, whole genome shotgun sequence genome encodes:
- the LOC121584184 gene encoding ras-like protein family member 10B, with product MVETLSIAVIGAPGVGKTSIIRQFIYNDFSEVYTPTRARYVYRPSVILNGNMYDLKILDVPPISSFPSSSSQEWLDLRCRGVRNANAYILVYDICCVESFEYVKMIRQQIVEHREGSSSEVPILVVGSKRDLQRQRFTPRRAVSVLVKKTWKCGYVECSAKFNWHVVLLFKELLGIAVARGMKQNHTPGIRLQGALQRNRCTIM from the exons ATGGTGGAGACGCTAAGTATCGCCGTTATCGGAGCTCCCGGAGTCGGGAAAACTTCCATAATCCGTCAATTTATTTATAATGACTTCTCAGAGGTTTACACTCCAACCAGAGCCAGGTATGTGTACAGACCCTCTGTGATTTTGAACGGTAACATGTACGACCTGAAGATTTTGGATGTCCCGCCAATTTCGTCGTTCCCCTCCAGCTCGAGCCAG gagTGGCTGGACCTGCGCTGCAGAGGGGTGCGTAATGCCAATGCTTACATCCTGGTGTATGACATCTGCTGTGTGGAGAGCTTTGAGTACGTCAAGATGATCCGCCAGCAGATCGTGGAGCACAG GGAGGGCAGCAGCAGTGAGGTTCCCATCCTGGTGGTGGGCAGTAAGAGGGACCTGCAGCGCCAGCGCTTCACCCCTCGCAGGGCTGTCTCTGTGCTGGTCAAGAAGACCTGGAAGTGTGGCTATGTGGAGTGCTCGGCCAAGTTCAACTGGCACGTGGTCCTGCTCTTCAAAGAGCTGCTGGGCATCGCTGTGGCACGCGGCATGAAACAGAACCACACCCCCGGGATCCGCCTACAAGGGGCGCTACAGAGGAACCGCTGCACCATCATGTGA